DNA sequence from the Lycium barbarum isolate Lr01 chromosome 5, ASM1917538v2, whole genome shotgun sequence genome:
CTTTTCTTCCCAGTCTCTATCCGTTCTTCATCCTTTCTTCAGTTCTCACAACCTTTTGCTCTCATTTCATATGCCTATATATTCACATAGTACGTTTAATTTGACTCAAATAGGAGCTGCTCTTAAATCCTCCAGAAACGGCCAGACAAACACAAAACTGATTGTTCTGGAACCTCATTGCATATGGCTAAGACAACTAATGGGTCTGTTCGAGGCTATGACCCAAATAACACATTACGATTGGGTAAGGGTGGATTGAACATTAGGTTTTGTTTGTTGAAGTGGTTATGTGAGAGCAGATGACAACAGATATGTTAAAACTTAACCAGCTGTTTAGGTTATGTGCAAAAGTGCACCACTTTTGCAAACATTGTGTATTATTAGTGCTCCACTTGAAACTATATGGATGATTGCGAACCTAAACTCAAAGATAGTGGATGATTTTGGgccttttctcattttttttactTAACTAGTCTAGTGTTTGaatatttcttttaattaaaCTGCAGGGAAGAGCGTTGTGGAGATGGATATTATTGCTTCTTCAAATGTAAGGCTTACAATTGAGTTTAATTGTTGTTGGTCGGACTTGTCTTCTTTCAATAACACTTCTGCTCTAATATTCTTCTGCTTATATTTATTTGTCCTATCCATCTAGGGAATTCCAATTCATTTTCAACGGGACATAATGATGGAGATCCTCAGCCGGTTGCCCGTGCCTTCTCTTTTCCGATTCAAATGTGTTTCAAAATCTTGGGATAATATAACCTCCGACCCTTACTTTAAGATGAAGCATCAAAGTCGTCATGCGTTACATAATTCCCTTAAATTTCTTTTTGTCCATCACGACTTCAATAAGACACTTAGTTTAAActtttattcttcttcttctttatcatCCTTTGAGGATGTACAAAAAGTTGATATCCCTTCAAACATTGCACCATTTCGTTGCATAATGTTTGCTTCTTGTGATGGGTTGGTTCTTATTGGATTTGCAAATAAATTTCTTGATCAGCTTATGCTGTGGAACccctccacaagagaatcaataCAACTTCCCCTTCCAGAATTTAGAATTTTGGATTCTATTTTTGGATTGGCATACGATGAAGCTTGTGATGACTATAAGATACTTAAAGTTCACCGGTTCAAAGAGCGACACCCTGAGAAACCAGCCAGTGAAATTCTCGCGCTAAAAAGTGGTTCTTGGAAAAAAGTCTGTACCCGTTCAAGAATCATTTGCCCTTGGACAGATAGCCTTGGTCGTATGGATCCTTTGGTATTTGTTCATGGAGCATTTCATTGGGTTGTTAGATGGCCATGTCCTTTTGTGGTTTCATTAAGTATTTCGACTGAGGTATATGGAAAGATACCGTTGCTACGGATAATGTGCGAGTGCGATTTTATTTCCCACTCTTCCAGGGAATATGTAACTTCCCACTCTTCCAGGGAATATGGCGTTACAGTATTGGAAGGAATGTTTTGCTTTTCTTCCACTTGTAAATTTCATGAGGAGGGTACTTTTAAGTTATGGGCAATGAAAAAATATGGTGTCAAGGAATCTTGGACTGAATTATTTAACATAAATGTTCCTGGTCTTTATGTAGCCAAACCTAGATATAGGTTTGCAGATGGTGATGTACTACTTCGCTGCCGCATAAATGGATGTGAGACATTAAGGACATCCAAAGGACCATTTAGATTATGGTCCAAGTCACTCTCAACACCAGGTGACAGGGTTGAAGTAATTAGTTTCAAGGAGAGCTTGATCTCTCTAAAATTACTTACTACTATATAATATTTGGCTATGTATGATTGAGACCTTTTTTCCCCCCTTCTGTTGATCATGTAACAAACTATTGGTCTTATAAAGTTTATTTATCTATTGCTTGCCAATGTTTGGTTCCAAAATGTATTCATCACCAAAGCTGTCAAAGTTACTTGTTTCATATTTTCGAAGAAGCCCATTTCTTTGTTAGGAAAGAAGCCTCTTATTATCTATTATTGCTTAGAGGCAATGGTATATAGTAATTGCCAGTGGTGAGATTGACAGTAGTCCATAGCCAATTCAAGAGTAATATGCAATATATGCAGTCTGCCGTGATGCAAACATCATTAAATTAAATCTGTGATCGACAGGTCATACGGGAATAATTTAAATCTGTGATCTACAAGTTATATGGGAATAATTTAAGAATTGGTAGACTTTACTATTTCTAGCATACGTCTAAAATAATGGTCCTTGAGATGAAGCTTTCATGAATGAACTACTCTTTGTGATTTGACAACACGAAATGAGGGTTGGAAAGGAAGCTGCAATTGCTTTTCATTAGCTTGGTCTGGTTACAGCAAATTGTTGGCGATGAAGAAGGGCGTAATGCATCAGTAACAAGTAAATGGACCTGCAGCTGTCACGCCAACCCGAGTTTTGCTGTTCCAGCAAACTGTTCTTCATCCTGTGATTGCGCTATTGACAAATCAAGCAAGAACAGATGGATATGTATATGTGCAGCTGATGGGCTGCCTAGAGTGGCTGCTGATCGTAATGATAGCAGCTGTTTTACAGCCTGTGATTGTCGTTATGGAACTCAGCTTGAAATGCAGTCTGCAAAGAAGAAGTATCCAGCAAAGTTATTTTGGTCATTCTCTTATTATGTGCTACCGTCATAACTCTTGGTTTTGTTGCTGCTTCGATGTTGTGCTATGCCTATAGAAAGGATAAATATTCTATTCAACGACCTCTATTTTCATCCGACAAAGAAACAAGTTGCAACAGTGCTACAAACTTAATACTAAGCCCAGGAACTTCAATTGGAGAACATGGAGGATACACAGGTTCCTCCAACTGTGTTGCAGGCTGTGTTCCCAAAGCATCCAGTTTTTCCAAAAGAAAACAGGAGGTGTTTTACGGAACGATTGTTCAATATTCTTATGCTGACTTAGAGAGTGCAACCAATAAGTTCTCTGATTCTAATTTGATTGGGGTGGGAGCAAGCAGCCGTGTATACCGTGGTTGTTTCAAAGATGGAAAAACTGTGGCAATTAAGCGGATTAAAACTCAGGCAGGTCGGGACGCTGACTCTGCTTTCTTGACAGAGATAGAACTCATATCAAGACTTCATCATCGTCATGTTGTTCCGTTGTTTGGCTACTGCTCTGAGCACCATGGGAAACATGCAGAGAGGCTGCTAGTTTTCGAATTCATGGAAAATGGCAATCTGAGAGATTGTCTGGATGGGGCTTCAGGGAGACATCTGGATTGGAGCACACGGGTCGCAGTTGCTTTTGGAGCTGCACGTGGCTTGGAGTATCTCCATGAAGCAGCTGCACCAAGAATTTTACACCGAGATGTTAAATCCACTAACGTTCTATTGGATGATAACTATACAGCAAAGAT
Encoded proteins:
- the LOC132640303 gene encoding F-box protein CPR1-like, which encodes MKTVYISGTLPNPEITKKFNLSRCRQMMKKKKKKKSLHTCKGKSVVEMDIIASSNGIPIHFQRDIMMEILSRLPVPSLFRFKCVSKSWDNITSDPYFKMKHQSRHALHNSLKFLFVHHDFNKTLSLNFYSSSSLSSFEDVQKVDIPSNIAPFRCIMFASCDGLVLIGFANKFLDQLMLWNPSTRESIQLPLPEFRILDSIFGLAYDEACDDYKILKVHRFKERHPEKPASEILALKSGSWKKVCTRSRIICPWTDSLGRMDPLVFVHGAFHWVVRWPCPFVVSLSISTEVYGKIPLLRIMCECDFISHSSREYVTSHSSREYGVTVLEGMFCFSSTCKFHEEGTFKLWAMKKYGVKESWTELFNINVPGLYVAKPRYRFADGDVLLRCRINGCETLRTSKGPFRLWSKSLSTPGDRVEVISFKESLISLKLLTTI